GAGCTTGCCGCCTACGGGACATTCGCCGTCCTCTTAACAGCGGCGAGCCTTGCTCCCGGACCGGGGAGTGCGGCAGGCTCCGCGACGACCACGACCAGCTCGACGCCGACGGCAGGCAGCGCTTCCGCTCAGTCGGGTCTCACCGTCACGACGAGTCGTGGTGCGCTCCTCTTCGCCACCAAGGGCTGCACCGGTTGTCACACCCATTCCTCCTTCCCCAGCGCACGCATGCAGGTCGGTCCGG
This genomic stretch from Candidatus Limnocylindria bacterium harbors:
- a CDS encoding cytochrome c; this encodes ELAAYGTFAVLLTAASLAPGPGSAAGSATTTTSSTPTAGSASAQSGLTVTTSRGALLFATKGCTGCHTHSSFPSARMQVGPDLTAVADRAATRVTGLDAHAYIRQSLRDPGAYRVAGYSAVMPDLGLTDEQIDSITAFLLSSAPDTKYESSVFAHGHGR